CGACGGCGTGACCTATATCAACAACGCATTCGGCTATCCTTCGGAGGCAGAGATCTCGGCCAAGACCATCCTGCATGTCGCGGATCTCTGAGGGCCGAGGGAATGCCAAGTGAGCGCCGACATCACCACATACAAAGATCGCATAAGATAGATTATGGAACTAATCTACATATAGAGATGGTAGGCATTTTAGGCTGCGGCAGTCGGTCAGCCCTCGACAATTGAAAGCCGATAAGGCTTGTCACGCAATCAACAGCCGCGCACCGGCATCAGCGATGGCCTGGGCGATTTCGGCCGACGGCGCTTTGTCTGTCGCAAGCTCGGAGATCGCCTCGAAGCCGCAAACGCGCACGAGCCCATCGCGGCCGAATTTGCTGTGATCGGTAACGACAAGCGTTCGCTGCCCGCGCATCAGGACCGTGCGGGCGAATTCCGCTTCTTCGAGATCATAGTCCATCATGCCATGTGTGTTGACCGCGCCGGTCGAGATGATGGCATGGGTCACGGAGAAGCGACTGATGAAGTCGATCGCCGTACTGCCGAAGGCCGCACCATTGTCGCTGCGCAATTCTCCGCCTGCCATATAGACCCGGTTATCGTTCAAGGTCGCCAGGGTCCGGGCAATGTCGGAGGAATTTGTAACGATCGTCAGGCGTCGGTGACCGATCAGTTCCCGCGCCAGGAAGCTCGTCGTGGTGCCTGTATCCAGCATGATGGAATCGCCGTCCCGGATCGTTGCTGCCACGGCCGCAGCAATCCCCCGTTTCGCCTCGCTGTTCTCACGCATTCGTCTCTCGAACG
This DNA window, taken from Peteryoungia algae, encodes the following:
- a CDS encoding DeoR/GlpR family DNA-binding transcription regulator; its protein translation is MPPSKRQREIMRVLEHEGSVALSLLARKLDVSLETIRRDIKPLADSGSLIKMHGAVGLASTIGEAPFERRMRENSEAKRGIAAAVAATIRDGDSIMLDTGTTTSFLARELIGHRRLTIVTNSSDIARTLATLNDNRVYMAGGELRSDNGAAFGSTAIDFISRFSVTHAIISTGAVNTHGMMDYDLEEAEFARTVLMRGQRTLVVTDHSKFGRDGLVRVCGFEAISELATDKAPSAEIAQAIADAGARLLIA